Proteins from a genomic interval of Sparus aurata chromosome 21, fSpaAur1.1, whole genome shotgun sequence:
- the pex5lb gene encoding PEX5-related protein isoform X1: protein MYQVQGKGDGVVAMVLKELPGKKASSEGNPLLTVTTKLVREQQESRPLLSPSIDDFLSESRSDAPSTRPLTSNTAVLSTALDLVDLSEPGESSGGSNGGSSGSSGSTSVGGGSSNKEQRRSPLRRKASSRSPRRRTRPDETELIQVEVEHLPASPRTPERISLDSVSLSSPLDKWDDVNLDVEDGGRRRYEKRCTSHHSSSELLWSAEFKTDPLTKNSFDIHSFDDLDFVSSSQDCGASRQRRRTRSLLARKESLEDEFVRAKAAVESDTEFWDKMQAEWEELARRNWLEESEDQGPIPPTVSPAEKGYYFSTNNPYREWPNAFAEGQEKAREGDLNAAVLLLEAAILQDPQDSEAWQLLGMTQAENENEQAAIVSLQRCLELRPNNLPALMALAVSFTNSGMQREACDALRRWICHNPRYKHLILDHRSPLQGSPATPRRGPHTPVRCELQDVLLLFQDAALLNVDCVDPDLQTGLGVLFNLSSDFNKAVEAFTAALSVRPQDYLLWNRLGATLANGDRSEEAVEAYTRALELQPGFIRSRYNLGISCINLGAHREAVSNFLTALNQQRRSQRCSHQQMSANIWAALRIAISMMDRPELFQAANIGDLDLLMRAFDVGDV, encoded by the exons GGGAAAGGGGACGGGGTCGTTGCCATGGTGCTGAAGGAGCTTCCTGGTAAAAAGGCATCCTCAGAAGGAAACCCCCTCCTCACCGTGACAACCAAG CTGGTccgtgagcagcaggagagtcGACCTCTGCTGAGTCCCTCCATCGATGACTTCCTGTCGGAGAGCCGGAGTGACGCTCCCTCCACCCGACCCCTCACCTCCAACACAGCAG TTCTGTCCACGGCTCTGGACCTGGTGGACCTGAGCGAGCCGGGGGAGAGCAGCGGGGGCAGTAATGGtggcagcagtggcagcagtggCAGCACCAGCGTGGGTGGAGGCAGCAGCAAcaaggagcagaggaggagccctCTGAGGAGGAAGGCCAGCTCCAGGAGCCCTCGGCGCCGGACAAGACCTGACGAGACGGAGCTGatccaggtggaggtggaacATCTGCCTGCCAGTCCCAGAACCCCTGAGAGGATCTCACTGGACTCAG tCAGTCTATCGTCTCCTCTGGACAAATGGGACGATGTGAACCTGGACGTGGAGGACGGAGGACGCAGGAGATACGAGAAGAGATGCACCTCCCACCACTCCTCCAGTGAACTGCTGTG GTCTGCTGAGTTTAAAACTGATCCTCTGACTAAGAACTCCTTCGACATCCACAGCTTCGATGACCTCGACTTCGTCTCGTCATCGCAG gactGCGGGGCTTCCAGACAGCGCAGACGGACTCGATCCCTGTTGGCCAGAAAAGAGTCTCTGGAGGACGAGTTTGTCAGAGCAAAGGCTGCTGTtgag TCGGACACAGAGTTCTGGGACAAGATGCAGGCCGAGTGGGAGGAGCTGGCTCGGAGGAACTGGCTGGAGGAGTCTGAGGATCAGGGTCCAATCCCGCCCACCGTCTCACCTGCTGAGAAG GGTTACTACTTCAGCACCAATAACCCGTACAGAGAGTGGCCCAACGCCTTCGCTGAAGGTCAGGAGAAAGCTCGGGAGGGAGACCTGAACGCTGccgtgctgctgctggaggccgCCATCTTACAGGACCCGCAGGACTCTGAG gcctGGCAGCTTTTAGGAATGACTCAGGCTGAGAATGAGAACGAACAGGCCGCCATCGTGTCGCTGCAGAG gtgtctGGAGCTCCGACCCAACAACCTGCCGGCCCTCATGGCGCTCGCCGTCAGCTTCACCAACAGCGGCATGCAGCGGGAGGCCTGTGATGCTCTGCGCCGCTGGATCTGCCACAACCCCAGATACAAACACCTGATCCTGGACCACAGGAGCCCACTACAGGGCTCCCCGGCCACGCCGCGCAGGGgcccacacacacctgtcag gtgtgagcTGCAGGACGTGCTGCTTCTCTTCCAGGATGCGGCTCTGCTGAACGTGGACTGTGTGGATCCGGACCTGCAGACCGGACTGGGAGTCCTCTTCAACCTGAGCTCAGACTTCAACAAGGCTGTGGAGGCGTTTACTGCAGCGCTGTCCGTCAGaccacag GACTACCTGCTGTGGAACCGTCTGGGCGCCACGCTGGCGAACGGGGACCGCAGCGAGGAGGCGGTGGAGGCGTACACCAGAGCTCTGGAGCTGCAGCCCGGATTCATCCGGTCCAGATACAACCTGGGGATCAGCTGCATCAACCTGGGAGCTCACAG GGAGGCGGTCAGTAACTTCCTGACGGCTCTGAACCAGCAGAGGCGGAGTCAGCGCTGCAGCCACCAGCAAATGTCGGCCAACATCTGGGCGGCCCTGCGGATCGCCATCTCCATGATGGACCGACCCGAGCTGTTCCAGGCCGCCAACATCGGGGACCTGGACCTGCTGATGAGGGCCTTCGACGTGGGCGATGTGTGA
- the pex5lb gene encoding PEX5-related protein isoform X2, with product MYQVQLVREQQESRPLLSPSIDDFLSESRSDAPSTRPLTSNTAVLSTALDLVDLSEPGESSGGSNGGSSGSSGSTSVGGGSSNKEQRRSPLRRKASSRSPRRRTRPDETELIQVEVEHLPASPRTPERISLDSVSLSSPLDKWDDVNLDVEDGGRRRYEKRCTSHHSSSELLWSAEFKTDPLTKNSFDIHSFDDLDFVSSSQDCGASRQRRRTRSLLARKESLEDEFVRAKAAVESDTEFWDKMQAEWEELARRNWLEESEDQGPIPPTVSPAEKGYYFSTNNPYREWPNAFAEGQEKAREGDLNAAVLLLEAAILQDPQDSEAWQLLGMTQAENENEQAAIVSLQRCLELRPNNLPALMALAVSFTNSGMQREACDALRRWICHNPRYKHLILDHRSPLQGSPATPRRGPHTPVRCELQDVLLLFQDAALLNVDCVDPDLQTGLGVLFNLSSDFNKAVEAFTAALSVRPQDYLLWNRLGATLANGDRSEEAVEAYTRALELQPGFIRSRYNLGISCINLGAHREAVSNFLTALNQQRRSQRCSHQQMSANIWAALRIAISMMDRPELFQAANIGDLDLLMRAFDVGDV from the exons CTGGTccgtgagcagcaggagagtcGACCTCTGCTGAGTCCCTCCATCGATGACTTCCTGTCGGAGAGCCGGAGTGACGCTCCCTCCACCCGACCCCTCACCTCCAACACAGCAG TTCTGTCCACGGCTCTGGACCTGGTGGACCTGAGCGAGCCGGGGGAGAGCAGCGGGGGCAGTAATGGtggcagcagtggcagcagtggCAGCACCAGCGTGGGTGGAGGCAGCAGCAAcaaggagcagaggaggagccctCTGAGGAGGAAGGCCAGCTCCAGGAGCCCTCGGCGCCGGACAAGACCTGACGAGACGGAGCTGatccaggtggaggtggaacATCTGCCTGCCAGTCCCAGAACCCCTGAGAGGATCTCACTGGACTCAG tCAGTCTATCGTCTCCTCTGGACAAATGGGACGATGTGAACCTGGACGTGGAGGACGGAGGACGCAGGAGATACGAGAAGAGATGCACCTCCCACCACTCCTCCAGTGAACTGCTGTG GTCTGCTGAGTTTAAAACTGATCCTCTGACTAAGAACTCCTTCGACATCCACAGCTTCGATGACCTCGACTTCGTCTCGTCATCGCAG gactGCGGGGCTTCCAGACAGCGCAGACGGACTCGATCCCTGTTGGCCAGAAAAGAGTCTCTGGAGGACGAGTTTGTCAGAGCAAAGGCTGCTGTtgag TCGGACACAGAGTTCTGGGACAAGATGCAGGCCGAGTGGGAGGAGCTGGCTCGGAGGAACTGGCTGGAGGAGTCTGAGGATCAGGGTCCAATCCCGCCCACCGTCTCACCTGCTGAGAAG GGTTACTACTTCAGCACCAATAACCCGTACAGAGAGTGGCCCAACGCCTTCGCTGAAGGTCAGGAGAAAGCTCGGGAGGGAGACCTGAACGCTGccgtgctgctgctggaggccgCCATCTTACAGGACCCGCAGGACTCTGAG gcctGGCAGCTTTTAGGAATGACTCAGGCTGAGAATGAGAACGAACAGGCCGCCATCGTGTCGCTGCAGAG gtgtctGGAGCTCCGACCCAACAACCTGCCGGCCCTCATGGCGCTCGCCGTCAGCTTCACCAACAGCGGCATGCAGCGGGAGGCCTGTGATGCTCTGCGCCGCTGGATCTGCCACAACCCCAGATACAAACACCTGATCCTGGACCACAGGAGCCCACTACAGGGCTCCCCGGCCACGCCGCGCAGGGgcccacacacacctgtcag gtgtgagcTGCAGGACGTGCTGCTTCTCTTCCAGGATGCGGCTCTGCTGAACGTGGACTGTGTGGATCCGGACCTGCAGACCGGACTGGGAGTCCTCTTCAACCTGAGCTCAGACTTCAACAAGGCTGTGGAGGCGTTTACTGCAGCGCTGTCCGTCAGaccacag GACTACCTGCTGTGGAACCGTCTGGGCGCCACGCTGGCGAACGGGGACCGCAGCGAGGAGGCGGTGGAGGCGTACACCAGAGCTCTGGAGCTGCAGCCCGGATTCATCCGGTCCAGATACAACCTGGGGATCAGCTGCATCAACCTGGGAGCTCACAG GGAGGCGGTCAGTAACTTCCTGACGGCTCTGAACCAGCAGAGGCGGAGTCAGCGCTGCAGCCACCAGCAAATGTCGGCCAACATCTGGGCGGCCCTGCGGATCGCCATCTCCATGATGGACCGACCCGAGCTGTTCCAGGCCGCCAACATCGGGGACCTGGACCTGCTGATGAGGGCCTTCGACGTGGGCGATGTGTGA